The following are encoded together in the Bacillus sp. V2I10 genome:
- a CDS encoding DUF2935 domain-containing protein — MANSIVARSLDEIKFWSRIMKEHALFLSLGFTHEQKQLISEAQQFITIFERIEEKLSRFTVNSDLRQIQAFNSEVYQAAASIWSYKRKVLGLTLRCEIRSNNFPLLVDHISREAAYFANRLKELNEGKLVPKPEAIIEENVFFLRIMADHAKFIGHLLDPSERKLVEQARDFSHDFDQLVFQAVDLDSMRPQSETRPILSQFLNQNRVSVASLRDFKKTARELIEECRIKSIIHPLLADHTFREAERFLEIIDLFEASLKKA, encoded by the coding sequence CTGGCAAACTCAATTGTTGCAAGGTCGCTGGATGAAATAAAATTTTGGTCAAGGATTATGAAAGAGCACGCCTTATTTTTAAGTTTGGGGTTTACACATGAACAGAAACAATTGATCAGTGAAGCGCAGCAGTTTATCACTATTTTTGAAAGAATAGAGGAAAAGTTGAGCAGGTTCACGGTAAACTCAGATTTACGTCAAATACAAGCTTTTAATAGCGAGGTTTATCAAGCAGCTGCTTCTATATGGTCTTACAAGAGAAAAGTGTTAGGCTTAACATTACGCTGCGAAATTCGTTCTAATAATTTCCCTTTATTAGTTGATCACATTAGCAGAGAAGCAGCTTACTTTGCTAATCGATTAAAAGAACTCAATGAAGGTAAACTAGTCCCTAAACCAGAAGCTATTATTGAAGAAAATGTATTCTTTCTTAGAATCATGGCAGATCATGCTAAGTTTATCGGACATCTTTTAGATCCTTCGGAACGAAAATTAGTAGAGCAGGCGAGAGACTTTAGTCATGATTTTGATCAATTGGTTTTTCAGGCAGTTGACTTGGATTCTATGCGACCACAATCAGAAACTAGACCTATACTTAGCCAATTCTTAAATCAAAATAGAGTATCAGTAGCCTCGTTAAGGGATTTTAAGAAAACAGCAAGAGAGTTAATTGAAGAATGTCGTATTAAGAGCATTATTCATCCCCTTCTAGCTGATCATACTTTTAGAGAAGCTGAAAGGTTTCTTGAGATCATTGATTTATTTGAAGCGAGTCTAAAAAAGGCCTAA
- a CDS encoding VOC family protein, producing MINKVGQIMVYVNNQDEAVKFWTEKVGFTVISEEENGQGMRWIEIAPLNHVETSIILHNKELIAKMQPELNLGTPSLMFFTENLDQLHSHLVNKNVTVGEIVNIPSGRVFNFADSEENYFAVMEKSE from the coding sequence ATGATTAATAAAGTTGGACAAATCATGGTATATGTAAATAACCAAGATGAGGCAGTGAAATTTTGGACAGAAAAAGTGGGGTTTACGGTTATTTCAGAAGAGGAAAACGGTCAAGGAATGAGATGGATTGAAATAGCTCCATTAAATCATGTTGAAACAAGTATTATTCTTCACAACAAAGAATTAATCGCAAAAATGCAGCCTGAACTAAATCTTGGCACACCTTCCTTAATGTTTTTTACAGAAAATCTCGATCAATTACATAGCCACTTAGTAAATAAAAATGTCACCGTCGGAGAAATTGTAAATATACCTTCTGGGAGAGTATTTAACTTTGCCGATAGTGAAGAGAATTATTTTGCCGTCATGGAAAAAAGTGAATAA
- a CDS encoding SRPBCC family protein encodes MTKPKFVYVTYIATTPEKLWEALTNSNFTEKYFFGSKIESNWQEGSTITYSRNGQVSDYGKILKCEPHRLLSFTWTYVEDKALREQPSQVSFELVPLDSTVKLTLKHENLVPADIVEKEDTFEGLNNGWPAILSNLKSLLETGNTLPPISIDN; translated from the coding sequence ATGACTAAACCAAAATTTGTCTATGTGACTTACATTGCAACAACTCCAGAAAAACTTTGGGAAGCATTAACAAACAGTAATTTTACAGAGAAATACTTTTTCGGAAGCAAAATTGAATCCAATTGGCAAGAAGGCTCAACTATTACTTATTCACGAAATGGACAAGTTTCCGATTACGGAAAAATACTAAAATGTGAGCCTCATCGTTTACTTTCTTTTACATGGACCTATGTAGAAGATAAAGCCTTGCGCGAGCAGCCCTCACAGGTTTCTTTTGAATTAGTCCCTTTGGATTCAACTGTAAAACTAACTCTTAAACATGAAAATCTTGTGCCTGCTGATATTGTAGAGAAGGAAGATACCTTTGAAGGTTTAAACAATGGTTGGCCTGCTATCCTAAGTAACTTGAAAAGTTTGCTTGAAACGGGAAACACTTTGCCGCCTATTTCAATAGATAATTGA